A region from the Lolium perenne isolate Kyuss_39 chromosome 4, Kyuss_2.0, whole genome shotgun sequence genome encodes:
- the LOC127293501 gene encoding CSC1-like protein RXW8 isoform X1 produces MKVGALLTSAGINIGLCILFWSLYSILRKQPQNVKVYFGRSISKAHRRPLLERFVPSPSWIVSSLHCTEDEMLTTAGLDAVVFNRVLVFSIRIFSLAAILCVFGILPLNYFGQDMNHVLIPSASLETFTIGNVKEKSRWLWVHCVVLYIISGVACFLLYLEYTHIARLRLLRLVQTNGNPSSFTVLVRGIPKSSHESFSRAVDSFFTKYHAPSYLSHLVVHKVGKVQKIVMGAKKAFRKFKHFKGTAVDQTCRSVTYQCCLCGVSSNSFQLLPIEEQERENPCVKDSNLDLSDEDCAAAFVFFKTRYAALIVSEILQTSNPMKWVTSLAPEPEDMYWSNLWLPYKQLWIRRIATLLGSIVFMIIFLLPITFIQGLSQLETLQQRLPFLKGILKGKYMSQLVTGYLPSVILQIFLYTVPPTMMLFSTLEGPISHSERKKSACCKVLVFTIWNVFFFNVLSGSVLNQLNVLFSPKEIPMLLARAIPLQATFFTTYVLTSGWASLSSELMQLFGLIWNFVRKYILRKKDDSDLIFSFPYHTELPKVLLFGLLGFTCSVLAPLILPFLLIYFFLAYVVYRNQFINVYCTRYDTGGLYWPIAYNTTIFSIVLTQIICLGVFGLKKSPVAAGFTVPLIILTLLFNQYCRMRLLPLFRTFPAQVLIDMDRDDQQSGKMDAIYQRFHSAYCQSSDTDDIPLEGIKTSSTDEDKGSSSGESSCKEGANQPGSDLSHPTMKGLPVDRLRTAVRSLAFMIRIQKRGLSQ; encoded by the exons ATGAAAGTCGGTGCTCTTCTGACCTCTGCTGGAATCAACATTGGTCTCTGCATTCTTTTTTGGTCCTTGTATTCCATTCTGAGGAAACAGCCACAGAATGTTAAGGTCTATTTTGGGAGAAGTATTTCTAAGGCGCATCGCCGGCCCCTTTTGGAGAGATTTGTTCCGTCCCCAAGCTGGATTGTGAGCAGTCTGCACTGCACGGAGGATGAGATGTTAACTACTGCTGGGTTGGATGCAGTTGTTTTCAATAGAGTTCTGGTATTTAG CATACGCATATTTTCATTGGCTGCCATTCTTTGTGTATTTGGAATTCTCCCATTGAATTATTTTGGACAAGATATGAATCATGTCCTGATTCCTTCAGCATCATTGGAGACATTTACTATAGGAAATGTGAAAGAGAAATCTAGATG GCTCTGGGTCCATTGCGTTGTGCTGTACATCATATCTGGTGTAGCTTGCTTTCTTCTATATTTG GAGTACACGCATATTGCTAGACTGAGGTTACTTCGTCTTGTTCAAACAAATGGCAATCCTAGCAGCTTTACTGTCCTTGTTCGTGGGATACCAAAGTCAAGTCATGAATCATTCAGCAGGGCTGTTGATAGTTTCTTTACGAAGTACCACGCACCGAGTTATCTATCTCATCTAGTTGTTCATAAAGTTGGGAAAGTTCAGAAGATAGTG ATGGGTGCAAAGAAGGCCTTTAGGAAGTTCAAGCATTTCAAGGGTACTGCTGTCGACCAGACATGCAGATCCGTTACTTATCAATGTTGTCTTTGTGGAGTGTCATCAAATTCGTTCCAGTTATTGCCTATTGAGGAGCAAGAGAGGGAAAACCCATGTGTGAAAGATTCAAACTTGGACTTATCTGATGAG GACTGTGCTGCTGCCTTTGTATTTTTCAAAACTCGGTATGCGGCGTTAATTGTATCCGAAATTCTCCAGACATCCAACCCTATGAAATGGGTCACTAGTCTGGCCCCAGAACCCGAAGACATGTATTGGTCGAATCTTTGGTTACCGTACAAGCAGCTTTGGATTCGCCGCATAGCAACACTTCTGGGTTCTATTGTTTTTATGATCATTTTTCTTCTACCCATCACATTTATACAAGGTCTAAGTCAGCTAGAAACCCTGCAGCAAAGGCTCCCTTTCCTGAAAGGGATATTGAAAGG GAAATATATGTCCCAGCTAGTAACTGGATACCTTCCCAGTGTCATCTTGCAAATCTTTCTATATACTGTCCCCCCAACGATGATGCTATTTTCGACATTAGAGGGACCTATTTCTCACAGTGAAAGGAAGAAAAGTGCCTGTTGTAAAGTTTTAGTCTTCACCatttggaatgttttcttcttcaATGTCCTATCAGGTTCGGTACTTAACCAACTGAACGTGTTATTCAGCCCAAAGGAAATTCCAATGCTGCTTGCTAGAGCAATACCCTTACAG GCTACCTTCTTTACAACCTATGTTCTGACTTCAGGATGGGCTAGTCTATCATCAGAACTTATGCAACTCTTTGGCCTTATTTGGAATTTTGTAAGGAAATATATTCTGAGAAAGAAAGACGATAGCGACCTTATTTTCTCATTTCCCTATCACACTGAACTACCAAAAGTTCTGCTGTTTGGACTATTGGGCTTCACATGCTCTGTGCTAGCACCTCTAATCTTGCCCTTTTTGCTGATATACTTCTTTCTTGCCTACGTTGTGTACCGCAATCAG TTCATTAACGTTTACTGCACAAGATACGACACAGGCGGTCTGTATTGGCCAATTGCATACAATACAACAATATTCTCTATCGTGCTCACCCAGATCATCTGCCTCGGTGTCTTTGGCCTTAAAAAATCCCCTGTAGCTGCAGGTTTCACTGTACCTCTTATCATCCTCACTCTGTTATTCAACCAGTATTGCAGAATGCGTCTTCTGCCATTATTCAGGACTTTCCCTGCACAG GTTTTGATAGACATGGACAGAGATGATCAGCAATCGGGCAAAATGGATGCCATTTACCAGCGCTTTCATTCTGCTTACTGTCAGTCCTCTGACACCGATGACATACCTTTGGAAGGAATTAAAACATCCAGTACAGATGAAGATAAAGGCAGCAGCTCAGGTGAATCTAGCTGCAAAGAAGGCGCGAATCAACCAGGAAGTGACTTGTCGCACCCGACAATGAAAGGTCTCCCTGTTGATCGGCTAAGGACTGCAGTGAGATCGCTAGCTTTCATGATCAGAATACAGAAGAGAGGCTTATCCCAATAG
- the LOC127293501 gene encoding CSC1-like protein At1g10090 isoform X2, with protein MKVGALLTSAGINIGLCILFWSLYSILRKQPQNVKVYFGRSISKAHRRPLLERFVPSPSWIVSSLHCTEDEMLTTAGLDAVVFNRVLVFSIRIFSLAAILCVFGILPLNYFGQDMNHVLIPSASLETFTIGNVKEKSRWLWVHCVVLYIISGVACFLLYLEYTHIARLRLLRLVQTNGNPSSFTVLVRGIPKSSHESFSRAVDSFFTKYHAPSYLSHLVVHKVGKVQKIVMGAKKAFRKFKHFKGTAVDQTCRSVTYQCCLCGVSSNSFQLLPIEEQERENPCVKDSNLDLSDEDCAAAFVFFKTRYAALIVSEILQTSNPMKWVTSLAPEPEDMYWSNLWLPYKQLWIRRIATLLGSIVFMIIFLLPITFIQGLSQLETLQQRLPFLKGILKGKYMSQLVTGYLPSVILQIFLYTVPPTMMLFSTLEGPISHSERKKSACCKVLVFTIWNVFFFNVLSGSVLNQLNVLFSPKEIPMLLARAIPLQATFFTTYVLTSGWASLSSELMQLFGLIWNFVRKYILRKKDDSDLIFSFPYHTELPKVLLFGLLGFTCSVLAPLILPFLLIYFFLAYVVYRNQVSLYLLSSSLCYSTSIAECVFCHYSGLSLHRF; from the exons ATGAAAGTCGGTGCTCTTCTGACCTCTGCTGGAATCAACATTGGTCTCTGCATTCTTTTTTGGTCCTTGTATTCCATTCTGAGGAAACAGCCACAGAATGTTAAGGTCTATTTTGGGAGAAGTATTTCTAAGGCGCATCGCCGGCCCCTTTTGGAGAGATTTGTTCCGTCCCCAAGCTGGATTGTGAGCAGTCTGCACTGCACGGAGGATGAGATGTTAACTACTGCTGGGTTGGATGCAGTTGTTTTCAATAGAGTTCTGGTATTTAG CATACGCATATTTTCATTGGCTGCCATTCTTTGTGTATTTGGAATTCTCCCATTGAATTATTTTGGACAAGATATGAATCATGTCCTGATTCCTTCAGCATCATTGGAGACATTTACTATAGGAAATGTGAAAGAGAAATCTAGATG GCTCTGGGTCCATTGCGTTGTGCTGTACATCATATCTGGTGTAGCTTGCTTTCTTCTATATTTG GAGTACACGCATATTGCTAGACTGAGGTTACTTCGTCTTGTTCAAACAAATGGCAATCCTAGCAGCTTTACTGTCCTTGTTCGTGGGATACCAAAGTCAAGTCATGAATCATTCAGCAGGGCTGTTGATAGTTTCTTTACGAAGTACCACGCACCGAGTTATCTATCTCATCTAGTTGTTCATAAAGTTGGGAAAGTTCAGAAGATAGTG ATGGGTGCAAAGAAGGCCTTTAGGAAGTTCAAGCATTTCAAGGGTACTGCTGTCGACCAGACATGCAGATCCGTTACTTATCAATGTTGTCTTTGTGGAGTGTCATCAAATTCGTTCCAGTTATTGCCTATTGAGGAGCAAGAGAGGGAAAACCCATGTGTGAAAGATTCAAACTTGGACTTATCTGATGAG GACTGTGCTGCTGCCTTTGTATTTTTCAAAACTCGGTATGCGGCGTTAATTGTATCCGAAATTCTCCAGACATCCAACCCTATGAAATGGGTCACTAGTCTGGCCCCAGAACCCGAAGACATGTATTGGTCGAATCTTTGGTTACCGTACAAGCAGCTTTGGATTCGCCGCATAGCAACACTTCTGGGTTCTATTGTTTTTATGATCATTTTTCTTCTACCCATCACATTTATACAAGGTCTAAGTCAGCTAGAAACCCTGCAGCAAAGGCTCCCTTTCCTGAAAGGGATATTGAAAGG GAAATATATGTCCCAGCTAGTAACTGGATACCTTCCCAGTGTCATCTTGCAAATCTTTCTATATACTGTCCCCCCAACGATGATGCTATTTTCGACATTAGAGGGACCTATTTCTCACAGTGAAAGGAAGAAAAGTGCCTGTTGTAAAGTTTTAGTCTTCACCatttggaatgttttcttcttcaATGTCCTATCAGGTTCGGTACTTAACCAACTGAACGTGTTATTCAGCCCAAAGGAAATTCCAATGCTGCTTGCTAGAGCAATACCCTTACAG GCTACCTTCTTTACAACCTATGTTCTGACTTCAGGATGGGCTAGTCTATCATCAGAACTTATGCAACTCTTTGGCCTTATTTGGAATTTTGTAAGGAAATATATTCTGAGAAAGAAAGACGATAGCGACCTTATTTTCTCATTTCCCTATCACACTGAACTACCAAAAGTTCTGCTGTTTGGACTATTGGGCTTCACATGCTCTGTGCTAGCACCTCTAATCTTGCCCTTTTTGCTGATATACTTCTTTCTTGCCTACGTTGTGTACCGCAATCAG GTTTCACTGTACCTCTTATCATCCTCACTCTGTTATTCAACCAGTATTGCAGAATGCGTCTTCTGCCATTATTCAGGACTTTCCCTGCACAG GTTTTGA